The Ornithinimicrobium faecis genome includes a window with the following:
- a CDS encoding acylphosphatase produces MSVMNRALIFVRGRVQGVGFRWWTRARALELGLVGHARNLPDGRVEVNAQGPQESIQALIELLGEETSLRSRPGHVSGITVQWHEPTDGLSGFRER; encoded by the coding sequence ATGAGTGTGATGAACAGAGCCCTGATCTTTGTGCGCGGCCGGGTCCAGGGCGTGGGCTTCCGGTGGTGGACGCGCGCCCGCGCCCTCGAGCTCGGTCTCGTCGGCCACGCCCGCAACCTGCCCGACGGCCGGGTCGAGGTCAACGCGCAGGGACCCCAGGAGTCGATCCAGGCCCTGATCGAGCTGCTGGGTGAGGAGACCTCCCTGCGCAGCAGGCCGGGCCACGTCTCCGGGATCACGGTCCAGTGGCACGAGCCCACCGACGGTCTGAGCGGTTTCCGGGAGCGCTGA
- the coaD gene encoding pantetheine-phosphate adenylyltransferase, with amino-acid sequence MTRCLCPGSYDPVTNGHLDIIVRAAALYDEVVVGVLHNPSKRGRFPVEQRLEFIREAVPEGLSVRVEAFGGQLLVDIAQELGATAIVKGLRGGTDFAYELPMALMNRHLTGVETVFLPGDPALEHVSSSLVSEVSQYGGDVSGFVPDHVRDALVARRG; translated from the coding sequence ATGACTCGCTGCCTCTGCCCCGGATCCTACGACCCGGTCACCAACGGGCACCTGGACATCATCGTGCGCGCCGCTGCACTCTATGACGAGGTCGTGGTCGGTGTCCTGCACAACCCGTCCAAGCGTGGCCGGTTCCCCGTCGAGCAACGCCTCGAGTTCATCCGCGAGGCGGTCCCGGAGGGGCTGTCGGTGCGCGTCGAGGCCTTCGGTGGCCAGCTGCTGGTCGACATTGCCCAGGAGCTCGGCGCGACGGCGATCGTGAAGGGGCTGCGCGGCGGCACCGACTTTGCCTATGAGTTGCCGATGGCGCTGATGAACCGGCACCTGACGGGCGTCGAGACGGTCTTCCTGCCAGGTGATCCTGCTCTGGAGCACGTCTCCAGCTCCCTGGTCAGCGAGGTCTCGCAGTATGGCGGGGACGTCAGCGGATTCGTCCCAGACCACGTGCGTGACGCGCTGGTCGCCCGCCGTGGCTGA
- the rsmD gene encoding 16S rRNA (guanine(966)-N(2))-methyltransferase RsmD — protein MTRIIAGQLGGRTLATPRGADTRPTTDRVREAVFSRIESIFDLTGARVLDLYAGSGALGLEAVSRGAEWVTLVEVDRRTARVIEANVAELGLRAVARVHAEKVDRVLERGPGGETFDLVLLDPPYPVGEAELATTLGLLISGEWLSPDALVVVERSARSPEPTWPQGLALIRSRTYGETVVHLAEPSQAADAE, from the coding sequence ATGACGCGGATCATCGCCGGTCAGCTCGGCGGTCGGACCCTGGCCACGCCGCGGGGGGCCGACACCCGGCCCACCACCGACCGGGTTCGTGAGGCGGTCTTCTCCCGGATCGAGTCGATCTTCGACCTCACCGGTGCCCGGGTCCTGGATCTGTATGCCGGGTCCGGAGCCCTCGGCCTGGAGGCAGTGAGCCGGGGGGCTGAGTGGGTCACGCTGGTCGAGGTGGACCGCAGGACGGCACGGGTGATCGAGGCCAATGTCGCCGAGCTCGGGCTGCGGGCGGTCGCGCGGGTCCACGCCGAGAAGGTCGACCGGGTGCTGGAGCGCGGGCCCGGTGGCGAGACCTTCGACCTGGTCCTGCTGGACCCGCCCTACCCGGTGGGGGAGGCGGAGCTGGCCACCACGCTGGGGCTGCTGATCTCGGGTGAGTGGCTGAGCCCGGATGCGCTGGTCGTGGTGGAGCGGTCCGCGCGCTCGCCCGAGCCGACCTGGCCCCAGGGACTCGCGCTGATCCGGTCCCGCACCTACGGCGAGACGGTGGTGCACCTTGCTGAACCGAGCCAGGCCGCGGATGCGGAGTGA
- the rpmF gene encoding 50S ribosomal protein L32, with translation MAVPKRKMSRSNTRSRRANWKASPVAVSTCPQCKELKQPHMACPSCGTYGGRHYDAAERTEHQG, from the coding sequence GTGGCTGTCCCGAAGCGGAAGATGTCCCGCTCCAACACCCGTTCGCGCCGCGCCAACTGGAAGGCGTCACCGGTTGCGGTGAGCACCTGCCCGCAGTGCAAGGAGCTCAAGCAGCCGCACATGGCGTGCCCGTCCTGTGGCACCTACGGCGGTCGTCACTACGACGCCGCAGAGCGCACCGAGCACCAGGGCTGA
- a CDS encoding PIN domain-containing protein, whose translation MPRTLDAEALHSARSPGEYEQIRADRRHAYEHLATEDRHWQMAFDAQRALARTGRHRAVGIADLLTAALASEHQVTVVHYDADFDLAGEIMTFKRQWAAPRGSLP comes from the coding sequence GTGCCACGCACGTTGGACGCTGAAGCGCTCCACAGCGCGCGTAGCCCCGGCGAGTACGAGCAGATCCGTGCTGACCGGCGGCATGCGTACGAACACTTGGCAACTGAGGATCGTCACTGGCAGATGGCCTTCGACGCGCAGCGGGCCCTCGCCAGAACCGGCCGACACCGGGCGGTCGGGATCGCCGATCTGCTCACCGCAGCGCTAGCCAGCGAGCACCAAGTGACTGTCGTGCACTACGACGCCGACTTTGACCTCGCCGGCGAGATCATGACTTTCAAGCGCCAGTGGGCAGCGCCTCGCGGCAGCCTCCCATAA
- a CDS encoding YceD family protein, producing MATQDAASPWVFDTRELVRRAGTMTEFSRAVTAPDQIGTDVIAIKAGDPVELDLRMESVMEGVLGTGSVRATATGVCVRCLDDLDFPVEVTFQELFAYPDRAAHHHKVAAGEDEQDDVYELEDDLMDLEELVRDAVVTTLPFQPVCRDDCPGLCSECGARLADDPDHHHDVIDPRWSALADLAQPGTDDEKKRN from the coding sequence ATGGCAACGCAGGACGCCGCGAGCCCCTGGGTCTTTGACACCCGGGAGCTCGTCCGCCGGGCGGGCACCATGACCGAGTTCTCGCGGGCCGTGACGGCTCCGGACCAGATCGGCACGGACGTCATCGCGATCAAGGCCGGAGACCCGGTCGAGCTCGATCTGCGCATGGAGTCCGTGATGGAAGGCGTCCTGGGCACTGGATCGGTCCGGGCCACTGCGACCGGGGTGTGCGTGCGGTGCCTGGACGACCTTGACTTTCCGGTCGAGGTCACCTTCCAGGAGCTGTTCGCCTACCCCGACCGTGCGGCCCACCACCACAAGGTGGCGGCTGGCGAGGACGAGCAGGACGATGTGTATGAGCTCGAGGACGACCTGATGGACCTCGAGGAACTGGTTCGGGACGCGGTGGTGACCACCCTGCCGTTCCAACCGGTGTGCCGGGACGACTGTCCGGGTCTGTGCTCCGAGTGCGGAGCACGCCTGGCGGACGATCCGGACCACCACCATGACGTGATTGATCCACGGTGGTCGGCACTTGCCGACCTCGCCCAACCGGGCACCGACGACGAGAAGAAGAGGAACTGA
- the rnc gene encoding ribonuclease III, with product MTSGSGTSVEHSAHPEQRPLADLRDYLTEVVGEVCDEALLRRAITHRSFAYENGNLPHNERLEFLGDSVLGLVVTDTLFRRHPDLPEGQLAKLRAAVVNSRALADVARTMGLGEFVLLGRGEEATGGRDKASILADTTEAVIGCVYVSVGLDAADTFVHHLLDPLMEHTANLGAALDWKTSLQELVSTETPTSPNYQIAEDGPDHDKVFTANAVVGDEVLGTGVGRSKKAAEQKAAEAAWTLLTERATAVEDAESDADIDPGTTSA from the coding sequence ATGACGTCGGGCTCCGGCACCAGCGTGGAGCACTCCGCGCACCCTGAGCAGCGCCCCCTCGCGGACCTTCGCGACTACCTCACCGAGGTGGTCGGGGAGGTGTGCGACGAGGCGCTGCTTCGCCGTGCCATCACCCACCGGTCGTTCGCCTACGAGAACGGCAACCTCCCGCACAACGAGCGCCTGGAGTTCCTGGGCGACTCGGTGCTGGGCCTGGTCGTCACCGACACGCTGTTTCGTCGCCACCCCGACCTCCCCGAGGGCCAGTTGGCCAAGCTGCGTGCGGCGGTCGTCAACTCGCGCGCCCTCGCGGACGTCGCCCGCACGATGGGGCTGGGCGAGTTCGTCCTGCTCGGTCGCGGCGAGGAGGCCACCGGGGGGCGGGACAAGGCATCGATCCTGGCTGACACCACCGAGGCCGTGATCGGGTGCGTCTACGTCTCCGTGGGTCTGGACGCTGCGGACACGTTCGTGCACCACCTGCTGGACCCATTGATGGAGCACACAGCCAATCTCGGTGCTGCCCTGGACTGGAAGACCAGCCTGCAAGAGCTCGTCTCCACCGAGACGCCCACCTCGCCGAACTATCAGATCGCCGAGGACGGGCCAGACCACGACAAGGTCTTCACCGCCAACGCGGTGGTCGGCGATGAGGTGCTCGGCACGGGCGTCGGGCGCAGCAAGAAGGCCGCGGAGCAGAAGGCCGCCGAGGCCGCCTGGACCCTGCTCACCGAGCGGGCGACCGCGGTCGAGGACGCCGAGTCCGACGCGGACATCGACCCTGGCACCACCAGCGCCTGA
- a CDS encoding HAD family hydrolase, producing MADQDSSAVLEPEPISAVLFDFHNTLVHGGDATTWLATGWTAAGRPDTPPDGLGAEPAAAAAAFLDRVWEHAHEIDPDSSRDESPQQHRRVFLATVVRCPGIDADLAEALYTVMPMRWEAYAETVPVLTALRERGVRTAIVSNIGFDLRPIIERSNIVVDAVVLSYEVHSVKPAAGIFQHALDLLGASAQETLMVGDSWRDDSGAAALGIRTLLLPRTDGPHHGLAGVLRLVSG from the coding sequence GTGGCTGACCAGGACTCCTCGGCGGTGCTGGAGCCGGAGCCGATCAGCGCCGTCCTCTTCGACTTCCACAACACGCTGGTCCACGGTGGCGACGCGACCACGTGGCTGGCCACCGGCTGGACCGCCGCCGGACGGCCCGACACCCCACCGGACGGGTTGGGCGCCGAGCCAGCAGCCGCAGCGGCTGCCTTCCTCGACCGGGTCTGGGAGCACGCGCACGAGATCGACCCCGACAGCTCGCGCGACGAGAGCCCGCAGCAGCACCGCCGTGTCTTCCTGGCGACGGTGGTGCGGTGCCCAGGCATCGACGCGGATCTCGCGGAGGCGCTCTACACCGTGATGCCCATGCGCTGGGAGGCCTACGCGGAAACCGTCCCCGTGCTGACCGCGCTGCGCGAGCGCGGTGTGCGCACCGCCATCGTCTCCAACATCGGCTTTGATCTGCGCCCGATCATCGAGCGCAGCAACATCGTGGTGGACGCCGTGGTGCTGTCCTACGAGGTGCACAGCGTCAAACCAGCGGCCGGGATCTTCCAGCACGCCCTGGACCTGCTGGGGGCCTCGGCGCAGGAGACCCTGATGGTCGGCGACAGCTGGCGGGACGACTCCGGTGCCGCGGCCCTGGGCATCCGCACGCTGCTGCTCCCCCGCACCGACGGCCCGCACCACGGGCTGGCCGGCGTGCTGCGTCTCGTCTCTGGGTGA
- the mutM gene encoding bifunctional DNA-formamidopyrimidine glycosylase/DNA-(apurinic or apyrimidinic site) lyase, whose protein sequence is MPELPEVEVVRGGLVDHVVGRRIAAAAITGTRVARRHEAGPLDLAARLTDATVLSADRRGKYLWLVIQTPDDDPHALVVHLGMSGQLLVEEAGAPREKHLHAAFDFDDDGPQLRFVDQRTFGGLALTELVPDRWPGSTHTHGVPVPVEHIGPDPLEPAYDQPAVVRALKRRHTAIKRALLDQGLVSGVGNIYADEALWRAQVNPLRETSALTKPALGRVLDHATEVMREALGQGGTSFDALYVNINGASGYFDRSLHAYGREGQPCNRCGTPIRREAFMNRSSHYCPRCQPRPRVRRAITDLSRR, encoded by the coding sequence GTGCCGGAGCTGCCTGAGGTTGAGGTCGTCCGTGGCGGACTGGTGGACCATGTCGTCGGCCGGCGCATCGCAGCGGCCGCCATCACCGGCACCCGGGTGGCTCGCCGGCACGAGGCCGGACCGCTGGATCTGGCCGCCCGACTGACCGACGCCACGGTGCTCTCTGCCGATCGCCGCGGGAAATATCTGTGGCTCGTCATCCAGACGCCCGATGACGACCCGCACGCACTGGTCGTCCACCTCGGCATGAGTGGGCAACTGCTGGTCGAGGAGGCAGGCGCACCGCGCGAGAAGCACCTGCACGCCGCTTTTGACTTCGACGACGACGGACCCCAGCTGCGCTTCGTTGACCAGCGCACCTTCGGTGGTCTGGCGCTGACCGAGCTGGTGCCTGATCGGTGGCCCGGCAGCACCCACACCCACGGGGTGCCGGTGCCGGTCGAGCACATCGGCCCCGACCCGCTCGAGCCGGCATACGACCAACCGGCGGTGGTCCGCGCACTCAAGCGTCGGCATACGGCCATCAAACGGGCCCTGCTGGACCAGGGACTGGTCAGTGGCGTCGGCAACATCTATGCCGACGAGGCCCTGTGGCGCGCTCAGGTGAACCCCCTGCGCGAGACCTCGGCGCTGACCAAGCCGGCGCTCGGCCGAGTCCTGGACCACGCCACCGAGGTGATGCGGGAGGCGCTCGGCCAGGGCGGGACCAGCTTCGACGCCCTCTATGTCAACATCAACGGCGCCAGCGGCTATTTTGACCGGTCGCTGCACGCCTACGGCCGAGAGGGGCAACCGTGCAACCGGTGCGGCACACCGATCCGGCGCGAGGCGTTCATGAACCGGTCCTCGCACTACTGCCCCCGCTGCCAACCGCGCCCCAGGGTGCGTCGAGCCATCACCGATCTCTCCCGACGCTGA
- the smc gene encoding chromosome segregation protein SMC, with protein MYVKSLTLKGFKSFASATKLRLEPGITCIVGPNGSGKSNVVDALAWVMGEQGAKSLRGGKMEDVIFAGTSGRAPLGRAEVTMTIDNTDGALPIDYSEVTISRTMFRNGGSDYAINGTSCRLLDIQELLSDSGIGREMHVIVGQGQLDAVLRATPEERRGFIEEAAGVLKHRKRKEKALRKLETMEGNLTRLGDLTSEIRRQLGPLGRQAETARRAASIQADVRDARLRILADDLVQLTSTLEQELADETAMINRRTSVQQALNAAQSTVTELEAEAAEAAPALNAAQDQWYALSSLVERTSATADLARERVRLLASETEEEATAGSGEGRDPEKLRAQAASLREQEQQLEQEVAGIGEALQTAEQSRRDAEAAHHEEQQRLVRLARAAADRREGLARLSGKVAAARSRLEAGEAEVGRLRAALESIATRSAGAEQEFAALEGRVLDVEEGEESLDQDYETTEAARVAAAADVERFTDEVRTAESQRSSLTARCEALEMSLRRKDGAAALLAAPEGRGVLGTVTSLVTVTSGYEAALAAALGWAGDGLVMESLDQARSAVATLRSQDQGRAALLVPQTAPASDTSDWPDLGAGAVWARDVVTVAKDAAPAVETLLHRVAIVEDDAAAADLVARHQITAVTREGDVYAAGWVRGGSSAAPSLLEIQSALDEAQEELAAATARGEKATFALAGAKQELTQHAAAAQQALDALHDSDAKMAAVAEKLGQLGSAVRAARSEHERTTASIASAEEALEAGRVDLEALVGRLADAEAEPGEEEPSTQERDRLAAVAAAARTKETEVRLSLRTQEERARALQGRAESLEAAARSEIAARERAAARRERRAHAARVATAVAEGSAYLLEEVRALVGAAATVRDQARAQAAERDTRLAEGRGRVSTLGDELRDLTDSVHRDEVARAEQRLRIEALQTRAVEELGIAPEALVEEFGPHQMIPAIPGPDDDPDDLPEPKAFVREEQDKRLRSAERKLSALGKVNPLALEEFAALEERHKFLTEQVEDLRRSKEDLLGIVKEVDDRVERVFAEAFEDTAEQFAGVFGRLFPGGEGRLTLTNPDDMLTTGIEVEARPPGKKIKRLSLLSGGERSLTAVALLVSIFKARPSPFYIMDEVEAALDDTNLGRLITLFEELRDSSQLIVITHQKRTMEVADALYGVSMKGDGVTTVVSQRLRDVQPQSA; from the coding sequence GTGTATGTCAAGAGCCTGACCCTCAAGGGGTTCAAGTCGTTCGCCTCGGCCACCAAGCTGCGCCTGGAGCCGGGCATCACGTGCATCGTCGGGCCCAACGGCTCGGGCAAGTCCAACGTGGTCGACGCCCTCGCGTGGGTGATGGGTGAGCAGGGCGCCAAGAGTCTGCGCGGCGGCAAGATGGAGGACGTCATCTTCGCCGGCACCTCCGGGCGGGCGCCGCTGGGGCGCGCCGAGGTCACGATGACCATCGACAACACGGACGGCGCGCTGCCGATCGACTACTCCGAGGTGACGATCTCGCGGACCATGTTCCGCAACGGCGGCTCGGACTATGCCATCAACGGCACCTCGTGCCGACTGCTCGACATCCAGGAGCTGCTCTCCGACTCCGGCATCGGCCGTGAGATGCACGTCATCGTCGGGCAGGGCCAGCTCGACGCGGTCCTGCGGGCCACCCCCGAGGAGCGTCGCGGCTTCATCGAGGAGGCCGCGGGTGTCCTCAAGCACCGCAAGCGCAAGGAGAAGGCGCTGCGCAAGCTGGAGACGATGGAGGGCAACCTCACCCGGCTGGGCGACCTGACCTCCGAGATCCGGCGCCAGCTGGGCCCCCTGGGTCGGCAGGCCGAGACCGCCCGCCGCGCCGCCAGCATCCAGGCCGACGTCCGCGACGCCCGGCTGCGCATCCTGGCCGACGACCTGGTCCAGCTCACCAGCACCCTGGAGCAGGAGCTCGCCGACGAGACCGCCATGATCAACCGGCGCACGTCGGTGCAGCAGGCGCTCAACGCGGCACAGTCCACGGTCACCGAGCTCGAGGCCGAGGCTGCTGAGGCCGCGCCCGCGCTCAATGCCGCCCAGGACCAGTGGTATGCCCTGTCCTCCCTCGTCGAGCGCACCTCCGCCACGGCCGATCTGGCGCGCGAGCGGGTGCGGCTGCTGGCCAGTGAGACCGAGGAGGAGGCCACCGCCGGGTCGGGGGAGGGCCGCGACCCGGAGAAGCTGCGCGCCCAGGCCGCGTCCCTGCGCGAGCAGGAGCAGCAGCTCGAGCAGGAGGTCGCCGGGATCGGCGAGGCCCTGCAGACGGCCGAGCAGTCCCGACGGGACGCCGAGGCCGCCCACCACGAGGAGCAGCAGCGCCTGGTCCGTCTCGCCCGCGCCGCCGCCGACCGCCGGGAAGGACTGGCCCGCCTGTCCGGCAAGGTGGCCGCTGCCCGCAGCCGACTGGAGGCGGGGGAGGCCGAGGTCGGCCGACTGCGCGCCGCGCTGGAGTCCATCGCCACCCGTTCCGCCGGCGCCGAGCAGGAGTTCGCCGCCCTCGAGGGGCGCGTCCTCGACGTCGAGGAGGGCGAGGAGAGCCTCGACCAGGACTACGAGACCACAGAGGCTGCCCGGGTCGCTGCCGCAGCCGACGTCGAGCGGTTCACCGACGAGGTCCGCACCGCCGAGTCCCAACGCTCGAGCCTCACGGCCCGCTGCGAGGCCCTGGAGATGAGCCTGCGCCGCAAGGACGGTGCCGCCGCCCTGCTGGCCGCACCGGAGGGCCGCGGCGTCCTCGGCACCGTCACCAGCCTGGTCACCGTCACGAGCGGCTATGAGGCCGCCCTCGCCGCGGCGCTCGGCTGGGCCGGGGACGGCCTGGTCATGGAGTCGCTCGACCAGGCGCGCAGTGCCGTGGCCACCCTGCGGTCGCAGGATCAGGGCCGTGCCGCCCTCCTCGTCCCGCAGACCGCACCCGCCAGCGACACCAGCGACTGGCCCGACCTGGGCGCAGGGGCCGTCTGGGCGCGCGACGTCGTCACGGTCGCCAAGGATGCCGCCCCGGCCGTCGAGACACTGCTGCACCGGGTCGCGATCGTCGAGGACGACGCCGCCGCAGCCGACCTGGTGGCTCGGCACCAGATCACGGCCGTCACCCGTGAGGGTGATGTGTATGCCGCGGGTTGGGTCCGCGGTGGCAGCTCGGCCGCGCCGAGCCTGCTGGAGATCCAGAGCGCTCTGGATGAGGCTCAGGAGGAGCTCGCCGCCGCGACGGCGCGCGGGGAGAAGGCCACCTTTGCGCTGGCCGGGGCCAAGCAGGAGCTCACCCAGCACGCCGCCGCCGCCCAGCAGGCACTGGACGCCCTCCACGACTCCGACGCCAAGATGGCGGCCGTGGCCGAGAAGCTCGGCCAGCTCGGGTCGGCCGTGCGTGCTGCCCGCTCCGAGCACGAGCGCACCACCGCCTCCATCGCCTCTGCCGAGGAGGCCCTCGAGGCCGGCCGGGTCGACCTGGAGGCCCTGGTGGGGCGCCTGGCCGACGCCGAGGCCGAGCCGGGCGAGGAGGAGCCGAGCACGCAGGAGCGCGACCGTCTCGCCGCGGTGGCCGCGGCCGCCCGCACCAAGGAGACCGAGGTCCGGCTCTCGCTACGCACCCAGGAGGAGCGTGCCCGCGCCCTGCAGGGCCGTGCCGAGTCCCTGGAGGCCGCCGCCCGGTCGGAGATCGCGGCCCGGGAGCGGGCCGCCGCCCGTCGCGAGCGCCGAGCCCACGCCGCCCGGGTCGCGACCGCCGTCGCCGAGGGATCGGCATACCTGCTGGAGGAGGTGCGCGCCCTCGTCGGTGCCGCCGCCACCGTCCGGGACCAGGCACGTGCCCAGGCCGCCGAGCGGGACACGCGCCTGGCCGAGGGCAGGGGGCGGGTCTCCACGCTCGGGGACGAGCTGCGCGACCTGACCGACTCCGTGCACCGTGACGAGGTCGCCCGCGCCGAGCAACGCCTGCGCATTGAGGCCCTGCAGACCCGGGCCGTCGAGGAGCTGGGCATCGCCCCCGAGGCGCTCGTCGAGGAGTTCGGCCCGCATCAGATGATCCCGGCCATCCCCGGCCCCGATGACGACCCCGACGACCTCCCCGAGCCCAAGGCCTTTGTCCGCGAGGAGCAGGACAAGCGGCTGCGCAGCGCCGAGCGCAAGCTCAGTGCCCTGGGCAAGGTCAACCCGCTGGCGCTGGAGGAGTTCGCGGCGCTGGAGGAGCGGCACAAGTTCCTCACCGAGCAGGTCGAGGACCTGCGACGCTCCAAGGAGGACCTGCTCGGCATCGTCAAGGAGGTCGACGACCGCGTGGAGCGCGTCTTTGCCGAGGCCTTCGAGGACACCGCCGAGCAGTTTGCCGGGGTGTTCGGGCGGCTGTTCCCCGGTGGCGAGGGCCGACTCACCCTCACCAACCCAGACGACATGCTGACGACCGGCATCGAGGTGGAGGCACGGCCCCCGGGCAAGAAGATCAAGCGCCTCTCGCTGCTCTCCGGTGGTGAGCGCTCGCTGACCGCTGTCGCGCTGCTCGTGTCGATCTTCAAGGCGCGACCGAGCCCGTTCTACATCATGGACGAGGTCGAGGCGGCCCTCGATGACACCAACCTGGGCCGGTTGATCACGTTGTTCGAGGAGTTGCGCGACTCCAGCCAGCTCATCGTCATCACCCACCAGAAGCGCACCATGGAGGTCGCCGACGCGCTCTATGGCGTGTCCATGAAGGGCGACGGCGTGACAACCGTCGTGTCTCAGCGACTGCGCGACGTGCAACCGCAGTCCGCCTGA